A region from the Clostridium beijerinckii genome encodes:
- a CDS encoding chemotaxis protein CheV, whose protein sequence is MNNNILLESGTGEVEVIEFIVDGNHYAINVVKVKEVIQMPKNGLTKLPDPKPEIAGLILCRDEIITLVDLKYIITKKITRNVEDKIIICEFNKIKVSFNIDDVVGVHRIKWSEIRKPDDLSENSLAVGNILLDGKVLIMLDFEKIVTDICPSSGISEDRLVKVEYKDRSAIKLVLADDSALIRRLLKDTLTKAGFKDLRIFDDGKQALDFFKGLAEEKGEDFNKYAQILITDIEMPQMDGLTLTRKIKEDLVLNKLPVVIFSSLITEELRHKGESVKADAQLSKPEINELVDTIDKLLNI, encoded by the coding sequence ATGAATAATAATATATTATTGGAATCAGGAACTGGAGAAGTAGAAGTAATTGAGTTTATTGTCGATGGTAATCATTATGCAATTAATGTAGTAAAAGTTAAAGAAGTAATTCAAATGCCTAAAAATGGGTTGACAAAATTACCTGATCCTAAGCCAGAAATAGCCGGACTTATACTGTGTAGAGATGAAATCATTACTTTAGTTGATTTGAAATACATTATAACTAAGAAAATAACTAGAAATGTTGAAGATAAAATTATAATCTGTGAATTTAATAAAATTAAGGTTTCTTTTAATATTGATGATGTAGTAGGAGTTCATCGAATTAAATGGAGTGAAATAAGAAAACCTGACGATTTATCAGAAAATTCACTAGCTGTTGGTAATATACTTTTAGATGGTAAGGTACTAATTATGCTTGATTTTGAAAAAATAGTTACAGATATTTGCCCTAGTTCTGGAATAAGTGAGGACAGACTTGTAAAAGTAGAATATAAAGATAGGTCAGCTATAAAATTAGTTTTAGCTGATGATTCTGCTTTAATTAGAAGACTTTTAAAAGATACTCTGACAAAGGCTGGTTTCAAAGATTTAAGAATCTTTGATGATGGTAAACAGGCATTAGATTTTTTTAAGGGATTAGCAGAAGAAAAAGGCGAGGATTTTAATAAGTATGCACAAATACTTATTACGGATATAGAAATGCCTCAAATGGATGGACTTACACTTACAAGAAAAATAAAAGAAGATTTAGTTTTAAACAAATTACCTGTAGTAATATTTTCATCACTAATTACAGAAGAGTTAAGACATAAGGGAGAATCTGTAAAAGCTGATGCTCAATTAAGTAAGCCTGAAATAAACGAACTAGTTGATACTATAGACAAGCTATTAAATATATAG